A part of Lutra lutra chromosome 2, mLutLut1.2, whole genome shotgun sequence genomic DNA contains:
- the DSPP gene encoding dentin sialophosphoprotein, translated as MKIIIYFCIWAAAWAIPVPQIKPLERHAVDKSTNLNLLEKAKVPIQDELNANDTTEESGDPHENERGRQQYTRDGYKEERNGSEWVEIGGKSSSTDSMLVNDEGNSVDQNGVTGKPETYGYDGIPGKEGSTTANGIRGQVSIIGNAGIANESNINRNADKNLNNGGVVGDASQSENVTVVQEEDHQIGRSNNSTGHEDQINRNACRNEGDTSEITHQRESEGNGNQEAEVTPGRSGAGNGKDAGLDNSDGSPSGNGAEEDEETGSGDDEGEETGNGKEGTDNRKGQEGQPHGKDDNDNSLGQNSISSEDDDPEDKEDPHDIDGDNTSKSEEDSDDISKDKVSPIIEDMQKPNYEENNAVEKKITDESELGATGKSQDKGIEMEGPSSGNRNITKEAGKVSEDKESKRQQGMVMGKGNVKTPGETDNIQGLSQKSEPGNKVTRSKTGSESNSNGYDSYEFDDKSMQGDDPNSSDDSNSNDDADSEGDNDSNSQGDTGYNSDESKDNGNDSDSNGGGDNDSDSTSDANDSDSNGNGNNRSDANGKSDSSKDKSDSSDSSDSSDSSDSSDSSNSSDSSDSSDSSNSSDSSDSSDSSDSSDSSDSSNSSDSSDSSDSSDSSDSSDSSDSGDSDSSDSSDSSDSSDSSDSSNSSDSSDSSDSSDSSDSSDSSNSSDSSDSSDSSDSSDSSNSSDSSDSSDSSDSSDSSDSSDSSDSSDSSDSSDSSDSSNSSDSSDSSDSSDSSDSSDSSDSKSDSSDSSNSSDSSDSSDSKSENSDSSDSKSDSSESSDSSDSSDSSDSKSDSSDSSDSSDSSDSSDSSDSSDSDSKSDSSDSSNSKSDSSDSSDSDSSDSSESKSESSDSSNSKSDSDSSDSSDSSDSDSKSDSSDSSNSKSDSSDSSDSDSSDSSESDSSESDSSDSDSSDSSDSDSKSDSSDSSNSKSDSSDSSDSDSSDSSESDSSESDSSDSDSSDSSDSDSKSDSSDSSNSKSDSSDSSDSDSSDSSESDSSDSDSSDSSDSSDSDSSDSSNGDSSDSSDSDSSDSSDSSDSSDSSNGDSSDSDSSNSSDSDSSDSSDSSDSSNSDSNGSSTGTSNSNKSHSKTKDGNNGSDSESDSDSEGSDSNHSTSDD; from the exons atgaagataattatatatttttgcatttgggCAGCAGCATGGGCTATTCCA GTTCCTCAAATCAAGCCACTGGAGAGACATGCTGTTGACAAATCTACAAATTTAAAtcttctggaaaaagcaaaagtgCCAATACAG gATGAGTTAAATGCCAATGATACCACTGAAGAAAGTGGTGACCCCcatgaaaatgaaagaggaaggcaACAATATACCAGAGATggttacaaagaagaaagaaatggctcTGAGTGGGTGGAAATAGGAGGGAAAAGTTCTTCTACAGATTCCATGTTAGTAAATGATGAGGGGAATAGTGTGGACCAAAATGGGGTCACAGGAAAACCAGAAACATATGGTTATGATGGGATACCTGGAAAAGAAGGTAGCACCACAGCAAATGGCATCAGGGGACAAGTAAGCATCATTGGCAATGCTGGAATAGCAAATGAAAGCAATATTAATAGAAATGCTGATAAGAATTTAAACAATGGAGGAGTTGTTGGAGATGCAAGTCAGAGTGAGAATGTCACTGTTGTCCAAGAAGAAGACCATCAAATAGGTAGAAGCAATAACAGTACAGGCCATGAGGATCAAATAAATAGGAATGCCTGTAGAAATGAGGGTGATACAAGTGAAATAACAcatcagagagaaagtgagggaaatGGGAATCAGGAGGCAGAAGTAACACCAGGAAGAAGTGGAGCTGGCAATGGAAAAGATGCTGGCCTGGATAATTCTGATGGGAGTCCTAGTGGAAATGGAGCAGAGGAGGATGAAGAAACAGGTTCTGGTGATGATGAAGGTGAAGAGACAGGGAATGGAAAAGAGGGTACTGATAACAGGAAGGGCCAAGAGGGTCAGCCTCATGGAAAAGATGACAATGATAACAGCTTAGGTCAAAATTCAATTAGTAGTGAAGATGATGACCCAGAAGACAAAGAAGATCCCCATGACATTGATGGAGACAACACCTCCAAGAGTGAGGAGGATTCTGATGATATTTCTAAAGACAAAGTTAGCCCAATAATAGAGGACATGCAAAAGCCCAATTATGAAGAAAACAATGCtgtggaaaagaaaatcactgatgAATCAGAGCTAGGTGCTACTGGGAAGAGTCAAGATAAG GGAATAGAAATGGAAGGTCCCAGTAGTGGCAACAGAAACATTACCAAAGAAGCTGGGAAAGTCAGTGAAGATAAAGAGAGTAAAAGACAACAAGGAATGGTCATGGGGAAAGGAAATGTCAAGACACCAGGGGAGACTGACAACATACAAGGGCTTAGTCAGAAATCAGAACCTGGAAATAAGGTTACACGCAGCAAAACAGGTAGTGAAAGTAATAGTAATGGATATGACAGTTACGAGTTTGATGACAAATCTATGCAAGGAGATGATCCCAACAGTAGTGATGACTCTAACAGCAATGATGATGCTGATTCTGAAGGTGACAATGACAGCAATAGTCAAGGAGACACTGGTTATAACTCTGATGAATCAAAAGATAATGGCAATGACAGTGACTCAAATGGAGGAGGTGATAATGACAGTGATAGCACATCAGATGCTAATGATAGTGACAGTAATGGCAATGGTAACAACAGGAGTGATGCCAATGGCAAATCAGACAGCAGCAAAGATAAATCAGACAGTAGTGACAGCAGTGATAGCAGCGACAGCAGTGACAGCAGTGACAGTAGCAACAGCAGTGATAGCAGTGACAGCAGTGACAGTAGTAACAGCAGTGACAGCAGCGATAGCAGTGACAGCAGCGATAGCAGTGACAGCAGCGATAGCAGCAATAGCAGTGACAGCAGTGACAGCAGCGATAGCAGTGACAGCAGTGACAGTAGTGACAGCAGTGACAGCGGTGATAGTGACAGTAGTGACAGCAGTGACAGCAGTGATAGCAGTGACAGTAGTGACAGCAGCAACAGCAGTGACAGCAGTGATAGCAGTGACAGTAGTGACAGTAGCGACAGCAGTGACAGTAGCAACAGTAGTGATAGCAGTGATAGCAGTGATAGCAGTGACAGCAGTGACAGTAGTAACAGCAGTGACAGTAGCGATAGTAGTGACAGCAGCGACAGCAGTGACAGCAGTGACAGCAGTGACAGCAGTGATAGCAGTGACAGCAGTGATAGCAGTGACAGTAGTGACAGTAGTAACAGCAGTGACAGTAGCGATAGCAGTGACAGCAGCGACAGCAGTGACAGCAGCGACAGCAGTGACAGTAAGTCAGACAGTAGTGACAGTAGTAACAGCAGTGATAGTAGCGACAGCAGTGACAGCAAGTCAGAGAACAGTGACAGCAGTGACAGCAAGTCAGACAGTAGTGAAAGCAGTGATAGCAGTGACAGCAGTGATAGCAGCGACAGTAAATCAGACAGTAGTGACAGTAGTGATAGCAGTGACAGTAGTGACAGTAGTGATAGCAGTGACAGCAGTGACAGTGACAGTAAATCAGATAGCAGTGATAGCAGCAACAGCAAATCAGATAGTAGTGACAGCAGTGATAGTGACAGCAGTGATAGCAGCGAAAGTAAATCAGAAAGCAGTGACAGCAGCAATAGCAAATCAGATAGTGACAGCAGTGATAGCAGTGACAGTAGTGACAGTGACAGTAAATCAGACAGCAGTGACAGCAGCAATAGCAAATCAGATAGTAGTGACAGCAGTGACAGTGACAGCAGTGACAGCAGTGAAAGTGACAGCAGTGAAAGTGACAGCAGTGATAGTGATAGCAGTGACAGTAGTGACAGTGACAGTAAATCAGACAGCAGTGACAGCAGCAATAGCAAATCAGATAGTAGTGACAGCAGTGACAGTGACAGCAGTGACAGCAGTGAAAGTGACAGCAGTGAAAGTGACAGCAGTGATAGTGATAGCAGTGACAGTAGTGACAGTGACAGTAAATCAGACAGCAGTGACAGCAGCAATAGCAAATCAGATAGTAGTGACAGCAGTGACAGTGACAGCAGTGACAGCAGTGAAAGTGACAGCAGTGATAGTGATAGCAGTGATAGCAGCGACAGCAGTGACAGTGACAGCAGCGACAGCAGCAATGGTGACAGCAGTGACAGCAGTGACAGTGACAGCAGTGACAGCAGTGACAGCAGTGACAGCAGCGACAGCAGCAATGGTGACAGCAGTGACAGtgacagcagcaacagcagcgaCAGTGACAGCAGTGACAGCAGCGACAGCAGTGACAGCAGCAACAGTGACAGCAATGGCAGTAGTACCGGTACATCTAACAGTAATAAGAGTCACAGCAAGACCAAAGATGGCAACAATGGAAGTGACAGTGAGAGTGACAGTGACAGTGAAGGCAGTGACAGCAATCACTCAACCAGTGatgattag